The Tepidisphaeraceae bacterium genome contains a region encoding:
- a CDS encoding secondary thiamine-phosphate synthase enzyme YjbQ, protein MASHSTTERVRTQQRSQMVDITDRVAEIVRQQQGDGIAFVYVPHTTAGITIQENADPDVQHDLLKKLETLIPKQEPYYRHNEGNSDSHVKTALVGNSVQVLVERGQLVLGQWQGIYLCEFDGPRTREVIVRFFQHMN, encoded by the coding sequence ACAACCGAACGCGTCCGCACCCAACAGCGCAGCCAGATGGTCGACATCACCGACCGCGTCGCCGAAATTGTGCGGCAGCAGCAGGGCGATGGCATCGCCTTCGTCTACGTCCCCCACACGACGGCCGGCATCACCATCCAGGAGAACGCCGACCCAGACGTTCAACACGACCTACTGAAGAAGCTTGAGACGCTGATTCCCAAGCAGGAGCCGTACTACCGACATAATGAAGGGAACAGCGACAGCCACGTGAAGACAGCGCTGGTCGGCAACAGCGTGCAGGTCCTGGTCGAACGCGGCCAGCTCGTGCTCGGCCAATGGCAGGGGATCTACCTGTGCGAATTCGACGGCCCGCGCACGAGGGAAGTGATCGTGCGCTTCTTCCAGCACATGAATTAG